The Apium graveolens cultivar Ventura chromosome 11, ASM990537v1, whole genome shotgun sequence genome has a window encoding:
- the LOC141695500 gene encoding uncharacterized protein LOC141695500, translating to MNNEAEHEALIASLGLARVMRAKNLKVSGDSRLVVAQVNGEFEAKDDIMAKYLRVMKGKQTRFDEWYAEHVPREENITADALSQFASSDIENYPRSIYFQVLKSSTIHVINLIAPIGVESCWIDLIKPHVETGWIPDDVQETRKLSVRALRYSLIEGLLYKRSFVIPHLKCLRPLEVEKVLKETREGICGQHLGSNVLAHKITRLGFYWSTMLAYTKAYMKKCDMCQRHAPIVRQPPEKITSISTSIFLLYGEWIYLGHFL from the coding sequence ATGAATAACGAAGCAGAACACGAAGCATTGATAGCCAGCTTAGGTTTAGCTAGAGTCATGAGGGCCAAAAACCTGAAGGTCAGTGGAGACTCAAGACTTGTAGTTGCTCAAGTCAATGGAGAGTTTGAGGCCAAAGATGATATTATGGCCAAGTACCTAAGAGTCATGAAAGGAAAACAGACTCGGTTTGATGAATGGTACGCAGAACATGTTCCAAGAGAGGAGAACATTACGGCTGATGCCCTATCCCAGTTCGCCTCATCCGACATCGAGAACTATCCGAGAAGTATCTACTTCCAGGTCCTGAAGTCCTCTACTATACATGTTATAAATCTGATAGCACCGATTGGTGTGGAAAGTTGTTGGATAGACCTGATTAAACCTCACGTAGAGACTGGGTGGATCCCCGATGATGTCCAGGAGACACGCAAGCTATCGGTGAGAGCATTGAGATATTCATTGATTGAAGGCCTTCTCTATAAAAGGTCCTTTGTTATCCCACACCTGAAGTGCTTAAGACCTCTTGAAGTAGAGAAGGTACTTAAAGAAACCCGTGAAgggatttgtggacaacacttggggaGCAATGTcctcgctcacaagataactcgaTTGGGATTCTACTGGTCTACCATGTTGGCCTATACAAAGGCTTATATGAAGAAATGTGACATGTGCCAGAGGCACGCCCCAATAGTACGACAGCCTCCAGAGAAGATTACATCTATCAGCACATCCATCTTTTTGctatatggggaatggatatacttgggccaTTTCCTGTAG